The Flavobacterium sp. 102 genomic interval GAATGAATGTATAAAGTTGGCGCAAGAACATAGCGATATTCAGTCAGTAAAGAGGTGAAGGTATTGGCTTGCAGGCTGTTTTCGTTAAAACCACGAATGGAGTTGATGCCGCCAAAACGGGACAGTTCGTTAACAATGTAATTTTTGCTTTGCAGGTAAAAATTTTGGGATTTTATATTGATGATATTTTTTTGGTTCAGGTACAGATTGTGCTTGAGGTTAAGGCTTCCGAAAAGTTGGTTGTCTGAAATTAGTTTTGAATTTCTTTTCCCTGTGCCTAGCTTTAGGTTAAAATTAGTTTTTTCCGGAAATAGGAAATCGTCATTTTTGAAATCAACAAACTCTAGTGCGGTGGTGATGTAAGAATTGTCGAAATCACTCAAATTGGTGGTGTTGGCATTTTGAATATCGCTTGATTCGGTAGATTGATAACCCAAATACAATCGGGTGTTGTAATTAAAAAAATAACCAAGCTCTATGTTGGTTCGGGTGTTTTGAAAAGTGCTGTCTTGTTTAAAAATGTTGAGTTCGGTTTTGAGTCCGATGGGGCTTTTGAAAATATAAGGCAATTCTAAGCCGAAATTGAAAGTTTTTTGGTCTTGGCCATCGCTTTTCCAATACAGAGAAAATTTTTCACCGGAGTTTAAAATATTCTGCAACACTAAATCTACATAACCGCTCAAAATCAATTTACTCTCTTCATCATTGGTAAAGCCGATGTAGCCGTCAAAGGAGTTGGGTTTTGCTTTTTCCAAATACACATATACTTTAGTAGAATCTTTGGTGAATAAAATTTCAGGATACTTACTTTGTTTGACAAACCGGAACTTTTCAAAGTCGTTGTAAAGTTTGTCCAAGTTCTTTTGATTAAACACTTTGTTTCGATAAAGTCTAAGGATGTTTTTTTTGTGGCTCTCCGGAAATTTTTCATAGCCGTTAATAACAATGCTGTTGAGTTGTCTTTTGGTTTCTTTGATGACGGATAATTCGGCTGTGATAAAGTTGGCTTTGTTTTGTAGATTTATGAGTTGCACTTTAGCCATTGAAAATCCATTGCTTTCTAATTTTTTTAAAGTGTTGTTCAGAAAGCTTTCGGTTTCCTCGTATGGAATGGTGAGTGTGTCGTTTTTTAGTTTGTAATAATCGGGAATATTTTCTTGATTATTTACACCTATATAAAGGTGTGCATAATTTATTTTTTTGCCAAGGTCATATTTATAGCTAAAAGTAGAGTCGTTTAGTTTAATAGTTTCTGAGAATTGGCTTTCGGTATATCCTTTTTTAGTCAGTTTTTCGTAGAAGGAATTGTTTTCGGTTACAATCGATTTTACGTTTTCGTGTTTTTTGGTGTAGCCGATGCTGTCAATTGTTTTGTTTTCGGTATCGTTTTGCCCGATAATTTTCAGATAGAAATTTTGTGCCGAAATATTCCCGCTGACGATGATTAGAAAAAAAAAGAGAAAAATCTTTTTCAAAGACTATAAAGTTTGGATAAAAATAACGCAAAATTTCTGTTTTTATTGTTGATAATCCAATCTAAAAATAATTTGTTTGAAATAGCTATTCACAAGGCTTGGGTTTTTAAAAGCACTTGCTTTATAATGGGTATTCTTTATCTCATTAAAAGACAAATATTTAATTGATGAAAAAATTAATTAATTACGATTTGTTTCATTGAAAATAATTACTACATTTGCAACCCCTAAAAAAGCGGGATTTTAATAAATAAAGAAATTTTAGTATTTAATTATGCCAACAATTCAACAATTAGTAAGAACAGGAAGAACTCAAATCACTAAGAAGAGTAAATCGGTTGCTTTAGATTCTTGTCCTCAAAGAAGAGGTGTTTGTACGCGTGTTTACACTACTACTCCAAAAAAACCAAACTCAGCAATGCGTAAAGTAGCGCGTGTACGTTTGACTAATGGAAATGAAGTGAATGCTTACATCCCAGGAGAAGGACATAATCTACAAGAGCACTCGATAGTATTAGTGCGAGGCGGAAGGGTAAAAGATTTACCAGGAGTTAGATACCACATTGTGCGTGGTGCGCTTGATACATCAGGTGTAGCAGGAAGAACACAAAGAAGATCTAAGTACGGTGCTAAACGCCCAAAAGAAGCAAAAAAGTAATTTAAAAACTTTTAAAGTAAAGACATGAGAAAAAGAGCGGCAAAGAAAAGACCACTTTTACCGGATCCTAAATTTAACGATCAGTTAGTGACACGTTTCGTGAACAACTTGATGTGGGATGGTAAGAAATCAACAGCTTTCAAAGTATTCTATGATGCAATGGATATCGTAGAAGCAAAAAAGAACAATGATGAGAAAGCATCATTAGAAGTTTGGAAAGATGCTTTAACCAACGTTATGCCTCACGTAGAAGTACGTAGTCGTAGAGTAGGTGGAGCTACATTCCAAATTCCAATGCAAATCAGACCGGACAGAAAAATCTCTATGGCTATGAAGTGGATGATACTTTATGCTAGAAGAAGAAACGAAAAGTCAATGGCTGGTAAATTAGCTTCTGAAATCTTAGCTGCGGCTAAAGAAGAAGGTGCTGCTGTTAAGAAGAGAATGGATACTCACAAAATGGCAGAAGCAAATAAAGCATTCTCTCACTTTAGATTTTAATATTTAAGAAATGGCTAGAGATTTAAAATTTACAAGAAACATCGGAATTGCTGCTCACATTGATGCTGGTAAAACAACAACAACGGAGCGTATATTATTCTATACCGGAAAATCACACAAAATTGGTGAAGTGCACGATGGTGCTGCAACAATGGACTGGATGGCACAAGAGCAAGAAAGAGGTATTACCATTACTTCTGCTGCTACCACTTGTGAGTGGAGTTTTCCAACAGAACAAGGTAAACCATTACCAACTTCTCAAGATTACCACTTTAACATTATTGATACTCCTGGACACGTTGACTTTACCGTAGAGGTAAACCGTTCATTACGTGTATTGGATGGATTGGTTTTCTTGTTTAGTGCTGTTGACGGTGTTGAGCCTCAATCAGAAACTAACTGGAGATTGGCCGATCAATATAGAGTTCCACGTATGGGATTCGTAAACAAAATGGACCGTCAAGGTTCAAACTTCTTGAGCGTTTGTCAACAAGTTAGAGACATGTTAAAATCTAACGCAGTTGCGATTACTTTGCCAATCGGTGAAGAAAACGACTTTAAAGGAGTGGTTGATTTAGTAAAAAATCAAGCTATCGTATGGCATGATGAAACTCAAGGGGCAACTTTTGATATTGTTGATATTCCTGCTGATATGGTTACTGAAGTTAAAGAATACAGAGATATCCTTATCGAGGCAGTGGCTGATTATGATGAGAACTTGCTTGATAAATACATGGAAGATCCGGATTCTATTACTGAAGACGAAATCAACATCGCTTTAAGAGCGGCTACTATCGATATGGCTATCATTCCTATGATTGCCGGATCATCATTCAAAAACAAAGGTGTTCAATTCATGTTGGATGCTGTATGTAAATATTTACCATCTCCTTTAGATAAAGAAGGTATTGAAGGAATTCATCCTGATGATGCTGAATTATTGGAAGAAGATCAAACTAAAATCTTACGTCGTCCTGATGTAAAAGAGCCGTTCGCAGCTTTGGCATTTAAAATTGCTACTGACCCTTATGTTGGTCGTTTGGCTTTCTTCCGTGCTTATTCAGGTCGTTTAGATGCTGGTTCTTACATCTTGAACACTCGTTCAGGAAATAAAGAAAGAATTTCTCGTATCTACCAAATGCACGCTAACAAGCAAAACCCAATCGATTATATCGAAGCAGGTGATATTGGAGCAGCAGTTGGATTTAAAGATATCAAGACTGGAGATACAATGTGTGACGAAAAGCACCCAATCATTCTTGAGTCAATGAAATTCCCTGCGCCGGTAATTGGTATCGCTATCGAACCAAAAACGAAAGCAGACGTTGATAAAATGGGTATGGCTTTGGCTAAATTGGCTGAAGAAGATCCAACGTTTACAGTAAGAACTGATGAGGCTTCAGGTCAAACGATTATTTCGGGAATGGGTGAGTTACACTTAGACATCCTTGTAGATCGTATGAAACGTGAATTCAAAGTTGAAGTGAACCAAGGGGAACCTCAAGTTGAATACAAAGAAGCTTTCACAAAATCTGCACAACACAGAGAAACATACAAAAAACAATCAGGTGGTCGTGGTAAATTCGGTGATATCGTATTTTTACTTGAGCCGGCAGATGAAGTTGATGGTAAAGTTCCTGTAGGATTGCAGTTTGTTAATGCTGTAAAAGGTGGTAACGTTCCTAAAGAATACATTCCTTCTGTAGAGAAAGGTTTCAGAGAGGCTATGAAAACTGGTCCATTAGCTGGATACCAAGTAGATAGTTTGAAAGTAACTTTATTAGATGGATCTTTCCACCCGGTAGATTCTGATGCGCTTTCTTTCGAATTGGCTGCTAAAATGGGGTACAAAGAAGTAGCGAAAGCTGCCGGAGCTGTAATCCTTGAGCCAATCATGAAAATGGAAGTTATTACTCCGGAAGAAAACATGGGAGATATCGTAGGTGATATCAACCGTCGTAGAGGTCAAGTTAATGATATGGGTGACAGAAATGGCGCTAAAACAATCAAAGCTAACGTGCCTTTATCTGAAATGTTTGGTTATGTAACAACCTTAAGAACATTGTCTTCAGGTAGAGCAACTTCTACAATGGAATTCTCTCACTACGAGCAAACTCCTTCAAATATTTCTGAAGAAGTAATCAAAAAAGCAAAAGGTAACGCTTAATTCTTATCAAGATGAGTCAAAAAATTAGAATAAAATTAAAGTCTTACGATCATATGTTGGTTGATAAATCAGCTGAGAAAATCGTAAAAACTGTGAAAAGCACAGGTGCTGTCGTAACAGGTCCTATTCCGTTACCTACACACAAAAAGATATTTACTGTATTGCGTTCTCCGCACGTTAACAAAAAAGCGAGAGAGCAGTTTGAAGTAAGTTCGTATAAAAGATTATTAGATATTTACTCTTCATCTTCAAAAACGATTGATGCTCTAATGAAATTAGAGTTGCCAAGTGGTGTTGAAGTGGAAATCAAAGTATAAGTAATACTCTTTGCCAATTTAAGTTTTAAGTATTAGGATTTTGAAAATTATTCTAATACTTAATTCTTTATGAATGAATAACAAAAATTTTATTAATTAATAATTAGTTTATTATGTCTGGGTTAATTGGAAGAAAAATCGGCATGACTAGCATTTTCGATGAAAACGGGAAAAACATTCCTTGTACAGTAATCGAGGCTGGACCTTGTGTCGTTACCCAAGTCAGAACCAATGAGGTTGACGGGTATACAGCTCTTCAACTTGGTTTCGATGACAAAACAGAAAAACACGCTACTAAAGCTGACTTAGGTCACTTTAAAAAAGCCGGTACTTCTGCTAAGAAAAAAGTCGTTGAATTCCAAGGGTTTGAAGAAAATTACAAATTAGGTGATAACATCACCGTGGAAGTATTCAGCGAAGGAGAATTTGTTGATGTACAAGGTGTATCAAAAGGAAAAGGTTTCCAAGGGGTTGTAAAACGTCACGGTTTTGGTGGTGTTGGACAAGCTACTCACGGACAACACAACCGTTTGAGAGCGCCAGGTTCTGTAGGAGCATCTTCTTATCCATCACGTGTATTCAAAGGAATGCGTATGGCGGGAAGAATGGGAGGTGATAATGTAAAAGTACAAAATCTTAGAGTTTTAAAAGTAGTAGCTGAAAAGAACCTGCTTGTTGTTAAAGGAGCTATTCCTGGATGCAAAAACTCTTACGTAATCATTCAGAAGTAATGGAAGTAAAAGTTATAGATATCAACGGAAAAGATACTGGAAGAAAAGTTCAACTTTCTGATTCAGTATTCGGCATTGAGCCAAATAATCACGCAGTATATCTTGATGTTAAGCAATACTTAGCAAATCAAAGACAAGGTACGCACAAAGCAAAAGAAAGAGCTGAAGTAGCGGGAAGTACTCGTAAGATTAAAAAACAAAAAGGAACAGGTACTGCTCGTGCAGGATCTAAAAAGAGTCCATTGTTCAAAGGTGGAGGAACAGTATTCGGTCCAAGACCAAGAAGCTACTCTTTCAAATTGAACAAAACTGTAAAAAGATTGGCTAGAAAATCTGCCTTCTCTTTGAAAGTTAAAGAATCAAATTTATTAGTTGTGGAAGACTTTAATTTTGAAACACCAAACACTAAAAATTTCATCAACGTTTTGAAAGCTTTAGGGTTAGAAAACAAAAAATCTTTGTTTGTGTTGGGTGATTCAAATAAAAATGTATATTTGTCGTCACGCAATTTAAAGGCATCTAGCGTAGTAACTAACTCAGAATTAAGTACTTACGAGATTTTAAATGCAAATAATTTAGTTCTTTTAGAAGGATCTTTAGAAGGAATTGAAGAAAATTTAAGCAAATAATAGACCATGAGTATTATAATTAAGCCTATCATAACTGAAAAAATCACCAAAGAAGGTGAGGTTTTCAACCGTTTTGGTTTTGTTGTTGATAAAAAAGCAAACAAAGTTCAAATTAAGAAAGCTGTAGAAGCTGCTTACGGAATTTCTGTTGTTTCTGTTAACACGATGAACTATAGAGCAGATAGAACTACTAAATATACAAAAAGTGGTTTGATTAGCGGAAAAACGAACAGCTACAAGAAAGCTGTCGTACAAGTAAAAGAAGGAGAAACAATAGATTTTTATAATAATATCTAATAGAAAATGTCAGTTAGAAAATTAAAACCTATTACCCCTGGTCAGCGTTTTAGAGTTGTGAATGGTTTTGACGCCATCACGACTGATAAGCCGGAGCGTTCATTGATCGCACCGATAAAAAACTCAGGTGGTAGAAATAGTCAAGGAAAAATGACCATGCGTTATACAGGCGGTGGTCACAAACAAAGGTATCGTATCATTGATTTCAAAAGAACTAAAGTGGGAATTCCTGCTACAGTGAAATCAATCGAGTATGATCCAAACAGAACTGCTTTTATCGCATTATTGTGGTATGTTGATGGAGAGAAAACGTATATCGTTGCTCAAAATGGTCTACAAGTAGGACAAACTGTTGTATCTGGTGAAGGTGCAGCTCCTGAAATCGGAAATACTTTGCCTTTGAGCAAAATTCCTTTGGGAACTGTAATTTCTTGTATTGAATTACGTCCGGGTCAAGGAGCTACTATTGCTAGAAGCGCAGGAACTTTTGCTCAATTAATGGCAAGAGATGGTAAATATGCAACAATTAAAATGCCGTCAGGAGAAACAAGATTAATCTTGTTGACTTGTTCAGCTACCATTGGAGCAGTATCTAATTCTGACCACCAATTAATCGTATCTGGTAAAGCAGGTAGATCAAGATGGTTAGGTAGAAGACCAAGAACAAGACCGGTAGCTATGAACCCTGTCGATCACCCAATGGGTGGTGGTGAAGGACGTTCTTCTGGAGGTCACCCACGTTCTAGAAAAGGTCTTCCTGCTAAAGGTTATAGAACTCGTTCTAAAGTTAACCCGAGTAACAAGTATATTGTAGAACGCAGAAAGAAATAATAAGACATGGCACGTTCATTAAAAAAAGGACCTTTTGTACACTATAAATTAGATAAGAAAGTTCAGGAAAATATTGCTGGTGGAAATAAAGGTGTAGTTAAGACTTGGTCTAGAGCATCTATGATTACTCCGGATTTCGTGGGACAAACTATCGCAGTTCACAATGGTCGCCAATTCGTTCCGGTTTATGTAACTGAGAATATGGTAGGACACAAATTAGGAGAGTTTTCACCAACCAGATCTTTTAGAGGTCACGCTGGAGCAAAAAATAAAGGTAAAAAATAAGAAGCAATGGGAGTTCGTAAAAGAGAAACAGCAGATGCGAGAAAAGAGGCTAATAAGTCTATTGCTTTCGCGAAATTGAATAACTGCCCTACTTCACCTAGAAAAATGCGCTTAGTAGCAGACTTGGTAAGAGGTCAGAAAGTGGAAAGAGCTTTAAATATTTTAAGATTTAGCTCAAAAGAAGCTTCAAGAAAATTAGAGAAATTAGTATTATCAGCGATCAACAATTGGGAGCAGAAAAATGCTGACGGAAACGTTTCAGAAGCAGGCTTATTTATAAAAGAAATCCGTGTTGACGGTGGAATGATGTTGAAAAGACTTCGTCCGGCCCCACAAGGAAGAGCACACAGAATTAGAAAACGTTCAAACCACGTGACAATCGTGTTAGGAGCTAATGATAACACACAAGCAAATTAATTAAGATGGGACAAAAGACAAATCCAATAGGAAACAGACTTGGTATCATCAGAGGATGGGATTCAAACTGGTATGGTGGAAATGATTACGGTGATAAAATCGCTGAAGATTATAAAATCAGAAAGTACATTCATGCTCGTTTATCAAAAGCTAGTGTATCAAAAGTAATCATCGAGAGAACTTTGAAACTTGTAACCGTTACTATCACTACTGCTAGACCTGGTATTATTATCGGGAAAGGTGGTCAAGAGGTAGACAAGTTGAAAGAAGAACTTAAGAAAGTTACTGACAAAGAGGTTCAAATCAACATCTTTGAAATTAAAAGACCTGAGTTAGATGCGTATTTAGTTGGAACTAGTATTGCACGTCAAATCGAAAGCCGTATTTCATACAGAAGAGCTATTAAAATGGCTATCGCAGCAGCAATGCGTATGAATGCAGAAGGTATTAAAGTTTTGATTTCTGGTCGTTTGAACGGTGCTGAAATGGCACGTTCTGAGCAATTCAAAGAAGGTAGAATTCCTCTATCAACTTTCAGAGCCGATATTGATTATGCTTTGGCTGAAGCACATACTACTTATGGTAGAATGGGTATCAAAGTATGGATCATGAAAGGTGAGGTTTACGGAAAACGTGATTTATCTCCACTTGTTGGAATGGATAAAAAACAAGCTTCTGGCGGAAAAGGCGGGGATTCTTCAAAAGGAGGAGACAGAAAACCTTTTAACAAAGACAGAAAACCTGGTGGAGACCGTAAAAGAAAGTAAATTTTAAACTAAAGAAAAATGTTACAGCCTAAAAGAACAAAATACCGTAAGGTACAGAAGGGTAGAATGAAAGGCGTTTCTCAAAGAGGACACGAGCTTTCTAATGGAATGTTTGGAATTAAATCAGTACATGAAAATGGAATGTTCTTAACTTCACGTCAAATCGAAGCGGCACGTATTGCTGCCACTCGTTTTATGAAAAGAGAAGGACAGTTATGGATTAAAATATTTCCAGATAAACCGATCACCAAAAAACCTCTAGAGGTACGTATGGGTAAAGGTAAAGGAGCGGTCGAATATTGGGCTGCTGTTGTGAAACCAGGAAAAATTATGTTTGAAGTTGGTGGAGTTCCACTAGCGGTTGCAAAAGAGGCTTTGCGTCTTGCTGCTCAAAAACTTCCTGTAAAAACTAAGTTTGTCGTTGCTAGAGATTTCGAAGCATAATCTAAAATTAATTATGAAACAATCAGAAATTATAAATCTATCCGCAGCTGAGTTGCAAGAAAAACTTAGTCAATTAAGAAAAGCGTATTCAGACCTAAAATCAGCTCACGCTATTTCTCCAATTGCCAATCCACTTCAAATTAGAAGTGCTAGAAGAGCGGTTGCTAGAGTAGCAACAGAGCTAACTAAAAGAGAGTTACAATAATTGTATTCTGCTAAAATGGAAGATAAAAGAAATTTAAGAAAAGAAAGAATTGGTGTTGTTACGTCAAACAAAATGGACAAGTCTATTGTTGTGGCACAAGTAACCAGAGTAAAACACCCGTTATACGGTAAGTTCGTGTTAAAAACTAAAAAGTTTCATGCACACGACGAAACAAATGACTGTAACATTGGTGATACAGTAAAGATCATGGAAACAAGACCTTTATCAAAAACCAAATGTTGGAGACTAGTTGAAATCATTGAAAGAGCTAAGTAATTATGGTACAACAAGAATCGAGATTAAAAGTAGCAGATAACACAGGAGCAAAAGAAGTTTTGACTATCCGTGTTTTAGGAGGAACGAAACGTCGTTATGCCTCTGTTGGAGATAAAATTGTAGTGTCAATAAAAGACGCAACACCAAACGGAAACGTGAAAAAAGGTGCTGTTTCTACTGCAGTTGTTGTACGTACCAAAAAAGAAGTGAGAAGAGCCGATGGTTCTTATATCCGTTTTGATGACAATGCTTGTGTTCTTTTGAACGCGGCAGGTGAGATGAGAGGAACACGTGTTTTTGGTCCGGTTGCGAGAGAACTTCGTGAAAAACAATTCATGAAAATTGTATCATTAGCACCAGAAGTGCTTTAATTGTTAGTAAAATGATAAAGCTAAAAATAAAATCAGGAGACATCGTTACCGTTATCGCAGGAGACCATAAAGGTTCTGAAGGTAAAGTGGTAAGTGTTGACCGTGAGAAAAACAAAGCAATCGTTGAAGGCGTAAACATGGTTTCGAAACATACAAAACCAAGTGCTAAAAACCCTCAAGGAGGAATTGTTAAGAAAGAAGCTCCTATTCATATCTCAAACCTTGCATTGATTGATCCAAAATCAAAATCTGCCACTAAGGTTGGTATCAAAACAGAAGGAGATAAGAAAGTGAGATTTTCAAAAAAATCTAATCAAGTATTATAGTTATGGCATATACACCTAGACTTAAGCAAGAATATAAGGACAGAGTAATTGCTGCCCTTAAAGAAGAATTCGGTTATAAAAACGTAATGCAAGTTCCTAAATTGGAAAAAATCGTTTTGAGCCGTGGCGTTGGAGCAGCAGTTTCTGATAAAAAATTAGTTGACTATGCAGTTGACGAATTGACAAAAGTAACTGGACAAAAAGCAGTATCTACAATCTCTAAGAAAGACGTTGCGTCTTTCAAATTGAGAAAAGGGATGCCAATTGGTGCCAAAGTAACTCTTAGAGGAGAAAGAATGTATGAGTTTTTAGATAGACTTATCACATCATCTTTACCACGTGTAAGAGATTTTAGCGGTATCAAAGCTACTGGTTTTGACGGAAGAGGTAATTATAACCTTGG includes:
- the rpsL gene encoding 30S ribosomal protein S12, with translation MPTIQQLVRTGRTQITKKSKSVALDSCPQRRGVCTRVYTTTPKKPNSAMRKVARVRLTNGNEVNAYIPGEGHNLQEHSIVLVRGGRVKDLPGVRYHIVRGALDTSGVAGRTQRRSKYGAKRPKEAKK
- the rpsG gene encoding 30S ribosomal protein S7 codes for the protein MRKRAAKKRPLLPDPKFNDQLVTRFVNNLMWDGKKSTAFKVFYDAMDIVEAKKNNDEKASLEVWKDALTNVMPHVEVRSRRVGGATFQIPMQIRPDRKISMAMKWMILYARRRNEKSMAGKLASEILAAAKEEGAAVKKRMDTHKMAEANKAFSHFRF
- the fusA gene encoding elongation factor G yields the protein MARDLKFTRNIGIAAHIDAGKTTTTERILFYTGKSHKIGEVHDGAATMDWMAQEQERGITITSAATTCEWSFPTEQGKPLPTSQDYHFNIIDTPGHVDFTVEVNRSLRVLDGLVFLFSAVDGVEPQSETNWRLADQYRVPRMGFVNKMDRQGSNFLSVCQQVRDMLKSNAVAITLPIGEENDFKGVVDLVKNQAIVWHDETQGATFDIVDIPADMVTEVKEYRDILIEAVADYDENLLDKYMEDPDSITEDEINIALRAATIDMAIIPMIAGSSFKNKGVQFMLDAVCKYLPSPLDKEGIEGIHPDDAELLEEDQTKILRRPDVKEPFAALAFKIATDPYVGRLAFFRAYSGRLDAGSYILNTRSGNKERISRIYQMHANKQNPIDYIEAGDIGAAVGFKDIKTGDTMCDEKHPIILESMKFPAPVIGIAIEPKTKADVDKMGMALAKLAEEDPTFTVRTDEASGQTIISGMGELHLDILVDRMKREFKVEVNQGEPQVEYKEAFTKSAQHRETYKKQSGGRGKFGDIVFLLEPADEVDGKVPVGLQFVNAVKGGNVPKEYIPSVEKGFREAMKTGPLAGYQVDSLKVTLLDGSFHPVDSDALSFELAAKMGYKEVAKAAGAVILEPIMKMEVITPEENMGDIVGDINRRRGQVNDMGDRNGAKTIKANVPLSEMFGYVTTLRTLSSGRATSTMEFSHYEQTPSNISEEVIKKAKGNA
- the rpsJ gene encoding 30S ribosomal protein S10, whose amino-acid sequence is MSQKIRIKLKSYDHMLVDKSAEKIVKTVKSTGAVVTGPIPLPTHKKIFTVLRSPHVNKKAREQFEVSSYKRLLDIYSSSSKTIDALMKLELPSGVEVEIKV
- the rplC gene encoding 50S ribosomal protein L3 → MSGLIGRKIGMTSIFDENGKNIPCTVIEAGPCVVTQVRTNEVDGYTALQLGFDDKTEKHATKADLGHFKKAGTSAKKKVVEFQGFEENYKLGDNITVEVFSEGEFVDVQGVSKGKGFQGVVKRHGFGGVGQATHGQHNRLRAPGSVGASSYPSRVFKGMRMAGRMGGDNVKVQNLRVLKVVAEKNLLVVKGAIPGCKNSYVIIQK
- the rplD gene encoding 50S ribosomal protein L4 produces the protein MEVKVIDINGKDTGRKVQLSDSVFGIEPNNHAVYLDVKQYLANQRQGTHKAKERAEVAGSTRKIKKQKGTGTARAGSKKSPLFKGGGTVFGPRPRSYSFKLNKTVKRLARKSAFSLKVKESNLLVVEDFNFETPNTKNFINVLKALGLENKKSLFVLGDSNKNVYLSSRNLKASSVVTNSELSTYEILNANNLVLLEGSLEGIEENLSK
- the rplW gene encoding 50S ribosomal protein L23 — translated: MSIIIKPIITEKITKEGEVFNRFGFVVDKKANKVQIKKAVEAAYGISVVSVNTMNYRADRTTKYTKSGLISGKTNSYKKAVVQVKEGETIDFYNNI
- the rplB gene encoding 50S ribosomal protein L2, whose translation is MSVRKLKPITPGQRFRVVNGFDAITTDKPERSLIAPIKNSGGRNSQGKMTMRYTGGGHKQRYRIIDFKRTKVGIPATVKSIEYDPNRTAFIALLWYVDGEKTYIVAQNGLQVGQTVVSGEGAAPEIGNTLPLSKIPLGTVISCIELRPGQGATIARSAGTFAQLMARDGKYATIKMPSGETRLILLTCSATIGAVSNSDHQLIVSGKAGRSRWLGRRPRTRPVAMNPVDHPMGGGEGRSSGGHPRSRKGLPAKGYRTRSKVNPSNKYIVERRKK
- the rpsS gene encoding 30S ribosomal protein S19, which gives rise to MARSLKKGPFVHYKLDKKVQENIAGGNKGVVKTWSRASMITPDFVGQTIAVHNGRQFVPVYVTENMVGHKLGEFSPTRSFRGHAGAKNKGKK
- the rplV gene encoding 50S ribosomal protein L22, yielding MGVRKRETADARKEANKSIAFAKLNNCPTSPRKMRLVADLVRGQKVERALNILRFSSKEASRKLEKLVLSAINNWEQKNADGNVSEAGLFIKEIRVDGGMMLKRLRPAPQGRAHRIRKRSNHVTIVLGANDNTQAN
- the rpsC gene encoding 30S ribosomal protein S3 is translated as MGQKTNPIGNRLGIIRGWDSNWYGGNDYGDKIAEDYKIRKYIHARLSKASVSKVIIERTLKLVTVTITTARPGIIIGKGGQEVDKLKEELKKVTDKEVQINIFEIKRPELDAYLVGTSIARQIESRISYRRAIKMAIAAAMRMNAEGIKVLISGRLNGAEMARSEQFKEGRIPLSTFRADIDYALAEAHTTYGRMGIKVWIMKGEVYGKRDLSPLVGMDKKQASGGKGGDSSKGGDRKPFNKDRKPGGDRKRK
- the rplP gene encoding 50S ribosomal protein L16 codes for the protein MLQPKRTKYRKVQKGRMKGVSQRGHELSNGMFGIKSVHENGMFLTSRQIEAARIAATRFMKREGQLWIKIFPDKPITKKPLEVRMGKGKGAVEYWAAVVKPGKIMFEVGGVPLAVAKEALRLAAQKLPVKTKFVVARDFEA
- the rpmC gene encoding 50S ribosomal protein L29, translated to MKQSEIINLSAAELQEKLSQLRKAYSDLKSAHAISPIANPLQIRSARRAVARVATELTKRELQ
- the rpsQ gene encoding 30S ribosomal protein S17, giving the protein MEDKRNLRKERIGVVTSNKMDKSIVVAQVTRVKHPLYGKFVLKTKKFHAHDETNDCNIGDTVKIMETRPLSKTKCWRLVEIIERAK
- the rplN gene encoding 50S ribosomal protein L14, producing the protein MVQQESRLKVADNTGAKEVLTIRVLGGTKRRYASVGDKIVVSIKDATPNGNVKKGAVSTAVVVRTKKEVRRADGSYIRFDDNACVLLNAAGEMRGTRVFGPVARELREKQFMKIVSLAPEVL
- the rplX gene encoding 50S ribosomal protein L24, producing MIKLKIKSGDIVTVIAGDHKGSEGKVVSVDREKNKAIVEGVNMVSKHTKPSAKNPQGGIVKKEAPIHISNLALIDPKSKSATKVGIKTEGDKKVRFSKKSNQVL
- the rplE gene encoding 50S ribosomal protein L5; this translates as MAYTPRLKQEYKDRVIAALKEEFGYKNVMQVPKLEKIVLSRGVGAAVSDKKLVDYAVDELTKVTGQKAVSTISKKDVASFKLRKGMPIGAKVTLRGERMYEFLDRLITSSLPRVRDFSGIKATGFDGRGNYNLGVTEQIIFPEIDIDKVNKISGLDITFVTSANTDKEAKSLLAELGLPFKKN